Within the Glycine soja cultivar W05 chromosome 3, ASM419377v2, whole genome shotgun sequence genome, the region TAATCCCAATTGGCAAAGATCAACTAAAGATTTACAAAACAACTGCCCAcatttatactaattttttacAGGTTTCTCCCTTTAAAGTTCCACTAAAGTTCAATCCCTTTTTCAGGTTATCTTTCCAGTATTgtcctcttcttctttttgtacTAATCTtatacattgtttttcatcattgCAGAAACCTGGAGGAATAATTGCACTCCTTGACGAAGCTTGGTAAAATATTGTTTGCTTCCCTGAATATCTTCATTAATAGGATGGAGATTCATAGATTTCTAGATGATTTTTAGCCTTTTCCTTTCGGTGACATGGACCAGCTTTGGCcatattgttttaaataaaaaaactctgCTACAATCGATATTGATTTACTCCTTCATTCTAACTTCCCCCTTCTCTTGTCTTGCAGCATGTTTCCAAAGTCTACACACGAAACATTTTCAAACAAGCTTTATCAAACATTTAAGAATAATAAGCGCTTTATTAAGCCAAAATTGTCTCGAACAGATTTCACTATTTCTCATTATGCTGGCGAGGTATGACTTAATCTCATGGCACCGGCTTCtgcaaaaaataagaaatcttTGTTAATTCATTATTTCAACTGTCATAAATGTGCAGGTGCAGTACCGGTCTGACCAATTTTTAGACAAAAACAAGGATTATGTGGTTCCTGAACATCAAGATTTATTGGGTGCTTCCAAATGTCCTTTTGTAGCTGGCCTTTTTCCTCCACTTCCAGAAGAGACATCGAAGTCTTCCAAGTTTTCTTCAATTGGTTCTAGATTTAAGGTATCATTCTTTTCTCTGGTCTTTATTGCCAAATGTATGGactttgtcaaaaaaataataagcatGATGCATCAACATGTACCCATGACATGGCCATCAAAATTGAACTGTAGTCTTACAATCAGGGTGCTAACAAACCATGTTTTCATATCCCGAATGATGCAGCTGCAACTACAGCAATTAATGGAAATACTAAGCTCTACAGAGCCTCATTACATTAGATGTGTGAAACCAAACAACCTCCTCAAGCCAGCAATTTTTGAGAATGCCAATATTATACAACAACTTCGCTGTGGTGTGAGTATAGTTTGAAAATTTAACTTGATATTCCTCCGTTATTTCACTCTTTGTACGATGGCTAGTACAAAAGTAAGGCCTTGGTATCTTCACATTTTCAACCTTTCTTCAGTTGTCTCTAATGCTTGCCCATACAGGGTGTTTTGGAAGCAATCAGAATCAGTTGTGCTGGCTACCCTACTCGCCGTGCTTTCTTTGAATTTGTAAACCGATTTTCCCTTCTTGCTCCAGATGTCACAGAAGCACAGTAAGAACTCTTCTTTCATATCTTTTATGCTCAAGAGGAAGGAAGTTTTGGCTTTATGTTTTCAAACAGTTTGGTACCAAATTTCCCGAGTGCTAAATTGCTATGTTTTTTCACCTATGGGCAGCCATGATGAGAAGATTGTTTGCCAAAAGATACTGGAAAAAGCGGGGCTTAAAGGATATCAGGTACTTCAAAATGTTTCGCCAGAATAATTATTTgactcttgttttcttttttacatataattaaagCTCGTGTGGCCATAGCAACAGCTACAATTCATGGATAAttatatcattaatatataatacctCTTTCAGctataactaataattaatgtCAGCAAGGATATTGTGCAATCACGCATCACATAACATGCATATATGTATGTAGTTATGCTCCACTCACACTCATGGCCACAATGTTCATTTGATTGGCTGTCAATTGTGTAGATTGGAAAAACAAAGGTATTCCTAAGAGCAGGTCAGATGGCTGAACTAGATGCACAGAGAGCTAAAAAACTCAGTAATGCAGCAAAAACTATCCAACGGCGTATACGAACCCATCAAGCTCGCAAACATTATCTTGAACTACGAAACAAGACTATATATATGCAGTCTGTGTGCAGAGGTGAAATATTATAAAAGTGAAATAACCTAAATCATTTGTTAGGTAGGATAGGTGCAATATCGTATGGACTTCCTAAATAGAATGGCATATCTCAGTTCAGTAGGACATCTTACTGCTTAATCAGTCTCCTTTCtctacatatttttaattttcacatttataatATGTTTTATAGGAAGACTTGCATTCAAACTTTATCAACACAAGAGAAGGGAGGCGGCTGCTGTGAAAATTCAGAAGAACATACGCAGATATGAAGCTAGGAATACCTATATTAAACTCCAAGCATCAGTACTTACTTTGCAAACAGCTTTAAGGGCAATTGCTTCCCTCAAAGAGTTCAGATTTAGGAAACAGACTAAAGCTTCCATCATTATTCAGGTTACAGTTGACTAATATATGATTAGGAGCATCCATAAGGGTCATCAGTATTCAATATTTAAATTCTCGAAAAATTGCAGGCTCGGTGGCGGTGCCACAAAGCTGCTTCATATTATAAGAAGCTCAAGAAAGGTTCAATTGTCACACAATGCCGATGGAGGGGGCGCATGGGCAGAAAAGAACTTAGGAAAATGAAAATGGTAAGTTTCTACATTTTCCATTGTTCctaatttatctttttgagTACCCCCATCATTTAACAGAACCCTCAGAAACAGGGGAATGAAAATGCATCCAACCTATATAACTGAAGCCATACAAGGCAAAAAAAAATCCGATATTTTCTGTTACAAAAGCAAGTTTCATATCAGAAAGGCTTATAGTTTTATACAATGTTCATATCCACATGGGCTGAAGTGAAGGTCATGCGATATTTCTCCAACACAATCCTTTTTCCTTAATAGTTTTATGAATGATCAAACGGAACCAATTAAGCTGCTCCTATGACTCATTGTTTCATGTTTAAGTAGCACAAAGCCACAAACCTTGCTTTATTTACTATTCCTGATTCGTTTACGTCTTTCTATCTACTCTCTCTTGACATTCGTATCCCTTTGCTAGGCTGCAAGAGAAACTGGCGCGCTTAAAGACGCAAAGGACAAGCTTGAAAAAAGAGTGGAGGATATCACTTGGCGTCTTCAACTAGAGAAAAGTTTAAGGGTGAGATATATGCTTTGCAGATACATAAATTTTGGAGATCAATTTCAGCATAAGAGACAGCCCTAAAGAAAACTATTTTGAATCCTGCAGACCAACCTAGAAGAATCCAAATCACAAGAGATAGCAAAACTGAAGAATGCACTGCAGGAGATGCAGAACAAAGTTGATGAATCCAATGCATTGCTTATaaaggagagagagaatgcaaagAAGGCCATTGAAGAAGCACCTCCTGTTGTTAAAGAAATTCAGGTTATTGTTGAAGACACTCAGAAGATTGAATCACTAACATTGGAAGTTGAGAGTCTAAAGGTAAGAAAATTCGGTTTTACAACATTTAATCTTTGTTGGGCAACCCCAATTTCAATCATGCTTCTATTTCTGCATAAAATGCTTCTTAAAGTGAAATATTGTAGAGAATATGTACTTCAACGCATACAACTTGTAACATTCTTTGAGTGGCTCGTGAATTCTTATGCCTCTTTTACTACTTTTCATTGGTTAATTGGAACAAAGTTTCATAACATTGTTGAATCCTTGGCAAGCATACCAAAGTATCATacaaatagtataaaattaaaagtatgaGAATTATATCCACAAGGACTTGTTTGTATCAAGCTATTTGTACAAATTCAACAACTAGGCAAAGGATAATTTAGGTTTTTAAGTTAAggtgattaaaaaaacaataaaagcagAACAATTAAAAGGTGAGCATAAACACAAATAGTTGGTGGAAAAAATAAGCaaaatgcaacaaaataaaacaggTGAAGAATTTTGGGAATTTAGGGTTTTGGAAGCCATGGAGGATCAACAAGCTCTGTTGATGCGCGAAACAATAAAGTGGATTGACATCATTGTGCATTCTcttctaaattctaattaatACTTGATActcaacaaaatatattattcataataGATGAAAATCAGACAGTTAGTGTCCTACCACATGATGATaagaatgattaaattaaatgtttatGCATGAGGAAAATAATCTCTTTTTAAGCTTATAGCAGTATACTTAAGTTGTTGTGTATAATGGTTATCTCGTCTAAATGTTGTTGCCTTGGGATTTTTTCTTCTCACAGACATCCCTTGAGTCGGAGAAACAGAAAGCTGACGAGAAATATAATGAAGCCCAAGCTTGTAGTGAAGAAAGGGGGAAAAAATTAGAAGACACAGAGAAGAAGGTTCGTCAACTCCAAGAATCCTTAGCCAGgtaatatattctttttgaaGAGAGTTTCTCTCTCCTGAGGAGTATGCTAAATGTAATATTATTGGTAAACTGATCAAACATTATTCTTTCTGTCCTTCTTCCctgagtaaaaataataattattattgttactaCTATGCCGGATGAATTTATATCTAATTATGTGAGACGAATGACCAAATCCACATAATTCTTTGATTAGGCTAGAAGAGAAAATTACTAACTTAGAATCAGAGAATCAAGTTCTGCGTCAACAAGCCCTGTCCATGGCACCTAATAAGTTCCTCTCAGGACGCTCTAGATCAATCATTCGGGTACTCCTTAGCTTGGAATGAATcttataaacataataataatatgaatacAAAGATGGTTTAAAGCATTTTTTATTATCTCTGTTGATAGAGAACGGACAGTGGACATCTTGGAGTTGAAGCAAAGACAACTTtggtaattaaattcattttaaatcttTGTTACTTGTTTTGGATATGTATATGAGGATTTGACTTGCCTTCGTTTTTTGACTTGATAAACTAATCAGGATATGCATAGCACATCAATGAACCACAGGGAATCTTCGGAAGTGGAGGATAAACCACAGAAGTCACTAAATGAGAAACAACTAGAGAACCAAGACTTACTCATTAAATTCATTCCTAAACAGATAGGTTTTGCTGGGAATAGACCAATTGCTGCTTGTATCATATACAAATGCCTCTTGCATTGGAGATCATTTGAAGTTGACCGTACTAGCGTTTTTGATCGTATAATTCAAACTATTGGGCATTCAATTGAGGTGTAAAATGCTGAACTTTCGTGTGATATGATTTCCTTCTTTGGCATATTTATCTCACTAAAGTTTTATTCGACCTCAGACCCAGGATAACAATGATGTTTTGGCTTATTGGTTATCCAACACCTCTACACTTGTCTTGTTACTCCAGCGCACACTTAAGGCAAGTGGTGCTGCTGGAATGGCTCCTCAACGACGTCGTTCTTCGTCAGGGACAGTGTTTGGGAGGATGACTCATGTGACGAAATACAACTTCTTATTTAAACAGATTAAGTTCAATTGAGAAACTTTCCTTCTTCAGATAAGTAAAAGTAAGGTCTTTCTTATTACTTTTGTTGCAGAGTTTCCGTGGAACTCCAGCAGGAGTCAATCTTTCCCTAATCAATGGTAGCATGAGCGGAGGCATAGATGCGTCGAGACAAGTTGAAGCCAAGTACCCTGCTCTTCTTTTCAAACAGCAGCTCACAGCTTATGTGGAAAAGATATACGGAATGATTCGAGATAACTTGAAGAAAGAAATTTCTCCCTTGCTTGGGTTATGCATCCAGGTATAACAATTTCTTCATTATCTACCATGCAAATTTATTAAGCTTTTCCTTTGCTGGATTGCCTTTTAAATTCACTGATTCAATATGTATCGTTTGAATTGAACATGGTGAGATAGGCGCCTAGAACATCCAGAGCGAGCTTTGTTAAGGGATCATCACGTTCAGCTGCAACCACTGAAGCCCAGAAAGCTTTGATTGGTCACTGGCAGGAGATAGTTAAGAGCCTTGGGAACTTTTTAAATACTTTGAAAGCAAATCATGTTAGTCCAACCTCCTTTgactttatcatctttttttttctttctaattgatGCTTTCTCATAGCAAAATTCGCTAAGAAATGCTAGTTCTGGCTCTTCAcgaaaacatattaaattacattattatAGTGAAATCACAGGCTTCTATTGAATTTTTTGTCTCCTGAGttagacataatttttttttctttctaatttccaatattatatatataaagttggtTTGTGTTACTACATGATtttgtatataattaaaataagaaggcTAATGTATATAGGGAGGGCTACAATACATGATTTTGTGAAACCTCGGGGAGGTTCATGTATTTTATCTTCTTCCCATAATTTTCTTTTCGTTTTTTCTTTGGTGAGCCTGTATTATTTAGTGCTGTtggagtaaaatatgtttgttctGCTTGATTTTGGCAGGTTCCCCCATTTTTGGTTCGTAAGGTGTTCACTCAAATTTTTTCCTTCATCAATGTCCAACTTTTCAATAGGTTAGTTAGTTCTACTTTCATTGTTTTGGGGCTGTTTTTTGTTCTGGAAACCAGAATTCTCATTTTTATAATCTTGCatcttcatttttcttgtagtctTCTTCTAAGACGGGAGTGCTGCTCATTTAGCAATGGAGAATATGTGAAATCTGGTTTGGCTGAATTGGAGAATTGGTGTAATAATGCCACTGATGAGGTGCATTACTTCACATTGCTGTTATACTATgcaattcttttaatttaataaggtATAAATATATACTAACCTCACCCTTCTCCCTTCCTTCTCCGGGGAAAAAATGCAAATGCAGTACGCCGGTTCAGCTTGGGATGAGCTCAAACATATAAGACAGGCTATTGGATTTTTGGTATCTATCTATCTTGCGTGTATCCATCTGATATGCATGGTACTTGTTCTAATGGTCAGTAAGatagtaaaatattaaaaactgaCCTTCCCTGCCCATAATTTAGGTCATACATCAGAAACCAAGGAAAACGCTGAATGAAATAACTCATGAACTGTGTCCAGTAAGTGAAAACAATCTTTTACTCTCTAGTTAATAATTCACTTTCCCAAATACCTACCATTTTCACTTCCATATTCACAGGTCCTGAGTATACAGCAGCTATATCGGATAAGCACCATGTACTGGGATGACAAGTATGGCACACATAGCGTATCCCCTGATGTAAGTCTTTATACTACTCAAACTAGCTAGATTTAAAATCTTCTATGCCAGAAAGCTAGCTATCGAAGGCGGTGTGCAGAAAAAAACTATGTTGAGCTTTGCCGTATCAATGTTTACATCTAGGTCATATCCAATATGAGAGTGTTGATGACTGAAGATTCAAATAATGCAGTTAGTAATTCTTTCCTGTTGGATGATGATTCAAGGTAAGCCGGATATTGTTCAACCATGAAATACTAATTATAAGTAATTAgtagtttttattatattaaaaagtttagACCTTGTCATTAACCAATTGGAAGCATATATCTACTTTGCAGCATTCCGTTTTCAGTTGATGACATATCGAAGTCGAAGGAACCCATAGATATCTCTGATATAGAGCCCCCACCAGTAATACGTGATAACACTGGCTTTAGTTTC harbors:
- the LOC114405340 gene encoding myosin-11-like — encoded protein: MQGTPVNIIAGSHVWVQDPQVCWIDGQVSKIIKGNDAEIEATNGNKVVAKLSNIYPKDTEAPPGGVDDMTKLSYLHEPGVLQNLKTRYELNEIYTYTGNILIAINPFQRLPHIYDLHMMQQYKGAPFGELSPHVFAVADVAYRAMINHDGKSNSILVSGESGAGKTETTKMLMRYLAFLGGRAVTEGRTVEQQVLESNPVLEAFGNAKTVRNNNSSRFGKFVEIQFDKSGRISGAAIRTYLLERSRVCQINDPERNYHCFYLLCAAPQEEIEKYKLGNPKTFHYLNQSKCYELDDINDSREYLATRRAMDIVGISQNEQEAIFRVVAAILHIGNIDFAKGREVDSSVPKDDKAKFHLKTTSELLMCDVRALEDALCKRVMITPEEVIKRSLDPQSAAISRDGLAKTIYCRLFDWLVNKINSSIGQDSNSKSLIGVLDIYGFESFKSNSFEQFCINFTNEKLQQHFNQHVFKMEQEEYKKEQIDWSYIEFVDNQDVLDLIEKKPGGIIALLDEACMFPKSTHETFSNKLYQTFKNNKRFIKPKLSRTDFTISHYAGEVQYRSDQFLDKNKDYVVPEHQDLLGASKCPFVAGLFPPLPEETSKSSKFSSIGSRFKLQLQQLMEILSSTEPHYIRCVKPNNLLKPAIFENANIIQQLRCGGVLEAIRISCAGYPTRRAFFEFVNRFSLLAPDVTEAHHDEKIVCQKILEKAGLKGYQIGKTKVFLRAGQMAELDAQRAKKLSNAAKTIQRRIRTHQARKHYLELRNKTIYMQSVCRGRLAFKLYQHKRREAAAVKIQKNIRRYEARNTYIKLQASVLTLQTALRAIASLKEFRFRKQTKASIIIQARWRCHKAASYYKKLKKGSIVTQCRWRGRMGRKELRKMKMAARETGALKDAKDKLEKRVEDITWRLQLEKSLRTNLEESKSQEIAKLKNALQEMQNKVDESNALLIKERENAKKAIEEAPPVVKEIQVIVEDTQKIESLTLEVESLKTSLESEKQKADEKYNEAQACSEERGKKLEDTEKKVRQLQESLARLEEKITNLESENQVLRQQALSMAPNKFLSGRSRSIIRRTDSGHLGVEAKTTLDMHSTSMNHRESSEVEDKPQKSLNEKQLENQDLLIKFIPKQIGFAGNRPIAACIIYKCLLHWRSFEVDRTSVFDRIIQTIGHSIETQDNNDVLAYWLSNTSTLVLLLQRTLKASGAAGMAPQRRRSSSGTVFGRMTHSFRGTPAGVNLSLINGSMSGGIDASRQVEAKYPALLFKQQLTAYVEKIYGMIRDNLKKEISPLLGLCIQAPRTSRASFVKGSSRSAATTEAQKALIGHWQEIVKSLGNFLNTLKANHVPPFLVRKVFTQIFSFINVQLFNSLLLRRECCSFSNGEYVKSGLAELENWCNNATDEYAGSAWDELKHIRQAIGFLVIHQKPRKTLNEITHELCPVLSIQQLYRISTMYWDDKYGTHSVSPDVISNMRVLMTEDSNNAVSNSFLLDDDSSIPFSVDDISKSKEPIDISDIEPPPVIRDNTGFSFLLPHPD